In Niallia sp. FSL W8-0635, a genomic segment contains:
- a CDS encoding type II toxin-antitoxin system RelE/ParE family toxin, which yields MNYEVIFYEDGHGCSPVKEFLDSLQIQSSSNKQAKQLFAKIVLYIKILEKSGTRSGLPYTKHIGNGIWELRPKDHRIFFFGWDGNKIVLLHSFHKKTKKTPSLEIKQAEREMKDWLENGKDRD from the coding sequence ATGAATTACGAGGTTATCTTCTATGAAGATGGTCATGGATGCTCTCCTGTAAAAGAATTTTTAGACTCTTTACAAATCCAATCTTCCAGCAACAAACAAGCGAAACAATTATTCGCTAAAATTGTTTTGTATATCAAGATTCTAGAAAAGAGTGGTACTCGATCTGGACTTCCTTATACAAAGCATATCGGAAATGGAATTTGGGAACTCAGACCCAAAGATCATAGAATCTTTTTTTTTGGTTGGGATGGTAACAAAATAGTGTTACTACATTCTTTTCATAAGAAAACCAAAAAAACTCCTTCTTTGGAGATTAAACAAGCTGAAAGAGAAATGAAAGATTGGCTGGAAAATGGTAAGGACAGAGACTAA
- a CDS encoding helix-turn-helix domain-containing protein, with amino-acid sequence MKWADYQKQITALNSEELEHIEIVAHLVSRRIKLGLTQRDVAELSGLKQSAIARLEKEGAIPRLDTLEKVSKALGLKLALVEDNAVH; translated from the coding sequence ATGAAATGGGCTGATTATCAAAAACAGATTACTGCACTGAACAGCGAGGAACTTGAGCATATTGAAATAGTTGCACATCTGGTCAGCCGTCGAATTAAGCTTGGTTTAACTCAAAGAGATGTTGCAGAACTCTCAGGGTTAAAGCAATCTGCTATTGCTCGACTTGAAAAAGAAGGAGCAATTCCAAGATTAGATACTTTAGAGAAGGTCTCTAAAGCTCTAGGCTTAAAGCTCGCGTTAGTTGAGGATAATGCGGTGCATTAA